One genomic region from bacterium encodes:
- the rplM gene encoding 50S ribosomal protein L13, giving the protein MKTFIPKADQIERQWYTVDATDLVLGRAAARIARVLRGKHKPQFTPHLDTGDFVIVVNAAKIRTTGDKETTKEYFTYSGYPGGAKWETVGHLRERRPEELIRRAVRGMLPKNRLGRRLMGKLHVYAGPEHPHAAQKPQALTLN; this is encoded by the coding sequence ATGAAGACGTTCATACCCAAAGCAGATCAGATCGAGCGGCAGTGGTACACCGTGGATGCCACGGACCTGGTGCTGGGGCGCGCCGCGGCCCGGATCGCGCGCGTGTTGCGCGGCAAGCACAAGCCGCAGTTCACGCCGCATCTGGACACAGGCGATTTCGTCATCGTCGTCAACGCCGCCAAGATCCGCACGACCGGCGACAAGGAGACGACGAAGGAATACTTCACCTACTCCGGTTATCCCGGCGGCGCGAAGTGGGAGACGGTCGGGCATCTGCGCGAACGTCGCCCCGAAGAACTGATCCGTCGCGCGGTGCGCGGGATGCTGCCGAAGAACCGTCTGGGACGGCGCTTGATGGGCAAGTTGCATGTCTACGCCGGACCGGAACACCCGCACGCGGCGCAGAAGCCGCAGGCGCTGACGTTGAACTAA
- the rpsI gene encoding 30S ribosomal protein S9 produces the protein MAEQTYWAIGRRKEATVRVGLRPGKGEMIVNGLPMKDYFHRETLVMLIEQPLRLVEAMGQVDFVGFAHGGGKSGQAGALLLGISRALQMMNPDYRPRLKKAGFLERDARAVERKKYGQAKARKRFQYSKR, from the coding sequence TTGGCGGAACAAACCTATTGGGCCATCGGCCGTCGCAAAGAGGCCACCGTCCGGGTCGGGCTGCGTCCCGGCAAAGGCGAGATGATCGTCAATGGCCTGCCCATGAAGGACTATTTCCACCGCGAGACGCTGGTCATGCTGATCGAGCAGCCGCTGCGACTGGTGGAGGCGATGGGGCAGGTCGATTTCGTCGGGTTCGCGCACGGCGGCGGCAAGTCGGGTCAGGCGGGCGCGCTGCTTCTGGGCATTTCGCGCGCGTTGCAGATGATGAACCCCGACTACCGCCCGCGGCTGAAGAAGGCCGGGTTCCTCGAACGCGACGCCCGCGCGGTGGAACGCAAAAAGTACGGTCAGGCGAAGGCGCGGAAACGCTTCCAGTACTCCAAGCGCTAG
- the rpsB gene encoding 30S ribosomal protein S2, which produces MNVSLKDLLDAGVHFGHQTKRWNPKMKPFIFGARNGIYIVDLRKTLKSLEAACRKVSEVAAEGRPILFVGTKKQAKEVIQSESQRCNQFYVTERWLGGMLTNFATIRQSIKRLRDLEAMKADGTFEKLTKKERLKLDREMERLEEILGGIKDMGRLPGLIYVVDTRKERIAVAEAEKLGIPIVAIVDTNCDPDPIDFPIAGNDDAIKSIRLITSAIATSIFEATGGRRKDAADTDGGKAVAAGAVIEEAWSKEPEAEEEA; this is translated from the coding sequence GTGAACGTATCCCTCAAGGATCTGCTCGACGCCGGCGTGCATTTTGGTCACCAGACCAAGCGCTGGAACCCGAAGATGAAGCCTTTCATCTTCGGCGCCCGCAACGGCATCTACATCGTCGATCTGCGCAAGACGCTCAAGTCGTTGGAGGCCGCCTGCCGCAAGGTCAGCGAGGTGGCCGCCGAGGGCCGTCCGATTCTGTTCGTCGGCACCAAGAAGCAGGCCAAGGAAGTGATTCAAAGCGAGTCGCAGCGCTGCAACCAGTTCTATGTGACTGAGCGCTGGCTGGGCGGCATGCTGACCAACTTCGCCACCATCCGCCAGTCGATTAAGCGCCTGCGCGATCTGGAGGCGATGAAGGCCGACGGCACCTTCGAGAAGCTGACCAAGAAGGAACGGCTCAAGCTTGACCGCGAGATGGAGCGTCTCGAGGAGATTTTGGGTGGCATCAAGGACATGGGCCGTCTGCCCGGCCTGATCTACGTGGTCGACACCCGCAAGGAACGCATCGCCGTCGCCGAAGCCGAAAAGCTCGGCATCCCGATCGTGGCGATTGTCGACACCAACTGCGATCCCGACCCGATCGACTTCCCGATCGCCGGCAATGACGACGCGATCAAGTCGATCCGCCTGATCACCAGCGCCATCGCCACCTCGATCTTCGAGGCGACCGGCGGGCGTCGCAAGGACGCGGCCGACACCGACGGCGGCAAGGCGGTCGCCGCCGGCGCCGTGATCGAAGAGGCCTGGAGCAAGGAACCCGAAGCCGAAGAGGAAGCGTAA
- the tsf gene encoding translation elongation factor Ts, translated as MSISAQDVMALRERTGAGMMECKKALTETGGDTEKAVNYLRERGLAKAATKAGRATKEGLIYAYIHPGDKLGVLLEINCETDFVARTDEFKGLAKDIAMQVAAANPVAVRREDLDPAAVEAERKIFRQQVINEGKPEKIVDKIVEGKMEKYFGEVCLMEQAFVKQPELTINALVQGLISKLGENITVKRFVRYRLGE; from the coding sequence ATGTCGATATCTGCTCAGGATGTCATGGCCCTGCGGGAACGCACCGGCGCGGGGATGATGGAGTGCAAAAAGGCGCTGACCGAAACCGGCGGCGACACCGAGAAGGCCGTCAACTATCTGCGCGAGCGCGGGCTGGCCAAGGCCGCGACCAAGGCCGGACGCGCCACCAAGGAAGGCCTGATCTACGCCTATATCCACCCTGGCGACAAGCTCGGCGTGCTTCTGGAGATCAACTGCGAGACCGATTTCGTCGCGCGCACCGATGAGTTCAAGGGTCTGGCCAAGGACATCGCCATGCAGGTGGCCGCGGCCAATCCGGTCGCCGTTCGCCGCGAAGACCTCGACCCGGCCGCCGTCGAAGCCGAACGCAAGATCTTCCGCCAACAGGTGATCAACGAAGGCAAGCCGGAGAAAATCGTCGACAAGATCGTCGAAGGGAAGATGGAGAAGTACTTCGGCGAGGTGTGTCTGATGGAGCAGGCCTTCGTCAAGCAGCCCGAGCTGACCATCAACGCCCTGGTGCAGGGTCTGATCAGCAAGCTGGGCGAGAACATCACCGTCAAGCGCTTCGTGCGCTACCGTCTGGGCGAGTAA
- the pyrH gene encoding UMP kinase yields the protein MSTQPSPKPVDGPFKRILIKLSGEILAGAPGWGIDLGVLGDIAGQVGDVHRRGIECALVIGGGNIYRGVASAAKGMDRATADQMGMLGTVINALALQDALEKIDIHTRVMTAIPMASLGEPYIRRRAVRHLEKGRVIILAAGTGHPYFTTDTAAALRALEIGADVILKGTKVDGVYSADPMKDKRATKFESLQFSEALARKLKIMDATALSMCMDNNIPVIVFDLTHDGNLLRVATGEKIGTTVLPG from the coding sequence ATGTCGACTCAGCCCTCCCCAAAGCCCGTCGATGGGCCATTCAAACGGATCCTGATCAAGCTTTCCGGCGAAATCCTGGCCGGCGCCCCCGGGTGGGGGATTGACCTGGGTGTCTTGGGCGACATCGCCGGGCAGGTGGGCGATGTGCACCGCCGGGGCATCGAGTGCGCGCTGGTGATCGGCGGCGGCAACATCTACCGCGGGGTTGCCTCGGCGGCCAAAGGGATGGACCGGGCCACCGCCGACCAGATGGGCATGCTGGGCACCGTGATCAACGCGCTGGCCCTGCAGGACGCGCTGGAGAAAATCGACATCCACACCCGTGTCATGACCGCCATCCCGATGGCCTCCCTGGGAGAGCCCTACATCCGCCGCCGGGCGGTCCGTCATCTGGAGAAGGGACGGGTGATCATTCTGGCGGCCGGCACCGGGCACCCGTATTTCACCACCGACACGGCCGCCGCCCTCCGCGCGCTGGAGATCGGCGCCGATGTCATCCTGAAGGGGACCAAAGTGGACGGGGTTTACTCCGCCGATCCGATGAAGGACAAACGCGCGACCAAGTTCGAATCTCTCCAGTTTTCCGAGGCGCTGGCGCGCAAGCTCAAGATCATGGACGCGACCGCGCTGTCGATGTGCATGGACAACAACATTCCGGTCATTGTCTTCGATTTGACCCATGATGGCAACCTGCTGCGGGTCGCCACCGGGGAAAAGATCGGCACCACCGTCCTGCCCGGATGA
- the frr gene encoding ribosome recycling factor, with protein sequence MAGPAETIKADARDRMHKTVEATRRELSTIRSGKATVSLLDSVRVTYYGNQVPLNQVGTVSAPEPRMLVIQPWEKNMTAEIIKGIQKAELGLNPLVDGNLVRVPIPPLNEDRRRDLVRLVKKHAEEGKVAIRNIRRDANDHLKKAEKNKEITEDEHKKIHDEIQKFTDAFIAEVDKLVAAKEAEIMEV encoded by the coding sequence ATGGCCGGACCTGCGGAAACGATCAAGGCGGACGCCCGTGACCGCATGCACAAGACTGTGGAAGCCACACGCCGCGAACTTTCCACCATCCGCAGCGGCAAAGCCACGGTGTCGCTTCTGGATTCGGTGCGCGTCACCTACTACGGCAACCAGGTGCCGCTCAACCAGGTGGGGACCGTCTCGGCCCCCGAGCCGCGGATGTTGGTGATCCAGCCCTGGGAAAAGAACATGACCGCGGAGATCATCAAGGGCATCCAGAAGGCCGAGCTGGGCCTCAATCCCCTCGTCGACGGCAACTTGGTGCGCGTGCCCATCCCGCCGCTCAACGAGGACCGGCGCCGCGATCTGGTCAGACTGGTCAAAAAGCACGCGGAAGAGGGCAAGGTGGCGATCCGCAACATTCGCCGCGACGCCAATGATCATCTGAAGAAGGCGGAAAAGAACAAGGAGATCACCGAGGACGAGCACAAAAAGATCCACGATGAAATCCAGAAGTTCACCGACGCCTTTATCGCCGAAGTCGACAAACTGGTCGCCGCCAAAGAGGCGGAGATCATGGAGGTATAG
- a CDS encoding isoprenyl transferase yields the protein MPSILSRARKAAAGRGDAPDLLDQVRRAANPPPRHVAIIMDGNGRWAQRRGLPRSAGHRAGVAAVKRVVMAADEANIAALTLFAFSVENWGRPKREISAIMRLLYETTKKELREIAENNVRIITTGDIDGLPATKREAVLDAIERTRNNTGLVLNLALNYGGRTEILQAVKRIAAKVHAGEITPDQIDESLFKMHLQTNGLPDPDLLIRTSGEYRLSNFLLWQTSYTELYITDTFWPDFTRDDFFRAVLDFQRRERRFGRVRPTR from the coding sequence ATGCCGTCGATTCTCTCCCGCGCCCGCAAGGCGGCCGCCGGCCGCGGCGACGCCCCCGATCTGCTCGATCAGGTGCGCCGCGCCGCCAATCCGCCGCCGCGCCATGTCGCCATCATCATGGACGGCAACGGCCGCTGGGCGCAGCGGCGCGGTCTGCCGCGCTCAGCCGGCCACCGCGCCGGCGTCGCCGCCGTCAAACGCGTCGTCATGGCCGCCGACGAGGCCAACATCGCCGCGCTCACCCTCTTTGCCTTCTCGGTTGAGAACTGGGGACGGCCCAAGCGCGAGATTTCGGCGATCATGCGCCTGCTTTACGAGACCACGAAAAAGGAACTGCGCGAAATCGCCGAGAACAACGTTCGCATCATCACCACCGGCGACATCGACGGTCTCCCGGCGACCAAGCGCGAGGCGGTGCTCGACGCCATCGAGCGCACCCGCAACAACACCGGGCTGGTGCTCAATCTGGCGCTCAACTACGGCGGCCGTACCGAAATCCTGCAGGCGGTCAAGCGTATCGCCGCCAAGGTGCACGCCGGCGAGATCACCCCCGACCAGATCGACGAATCGCTGTTCAAGATGCACCTGCAGACCAACGGGCTGCCCGATCCCGACCTGCTGATCCGCACCTCGGGCGAATACCGGCTCTCCAATTTCCTGCTCTGGCAGACCTCCTACACCGAGTTGTATATCACCGACACGTTCTGGCCCGACTTCACGCGCGATGATTTCTTCCGCGCCGTGCTCGATTTTCAGCGGCGCGAGCGGCGCTTTGGGCGTGTCCGGCCGACACGGTAG
- a CDS encoding phosphatidate cytidylyltransferase — translation MRSFLTRLAVAIVAIPALLWVFYQGGHWLRGLVALLALLGTSEAQRLAKKAGAPYPLWPCLLLVLLVPWLAGDLWTNWSWPAWLTATVLMAAIPAFRASDILQLAGGIAAQIATVAWIGVGLGALLALRANADGQGFWWLILLFANLWIGDTAAYLFGVWLGKAKLAPLVSPKKTIAGSVAQVIASLAVGLGFVAGGWMDAPSGLLVAASLVIGIVGQIGDLFESVLKRAAGEKDSSHLIPGHGGVLDRFDSAMMAAPCLHLLLSLWPR, via the coding sequence ATGCGCTCCTTCCTCACTCGTCTTGCCGTCGCGATTGTCGCGATTCCCGCCCTGCTGTGGGTCTTTTATCAGGGCGGCCATTGGCTGCGCGGATTGGTCGCGCTCCTGGCGCTGCTTGGCACCAGCGAAGCGCAACGTCTGGCGAAGAAGGCCGGCGCGCCATACCCGCTTTGGCCCTGCCTCCTGCTGGTGCTCCTGGTGCCGTGGCTTGCTGGTGATTTGTGGACAAACTGGAGTTGGCCGGCCTGGCTGACGGCGACGGTCTTGATGGCGGCCATTCCGGCGTTCCGCGCCTCCGACATCCTGCAATTGGCCGGCGGGATCGCGGCGCAGATCGCCACCGTGGCCTGGATCGGCGTGGGGCTGGGTGCGCTCCTGGCGTTGCGCGCCAATGCCGATGGACAGGGATTCTGGTGGTTGATCCTGCTTTTCGCCAACCTCTGGATCGGCGACACCGCGGCGTATTTGTTCGGTGTCTGGCTGGGCAAGGCGAAGCTGGCGCCGCTGGTCTCCCCGAAGAAGACCATCGCCGGCAGCGTCGCGCAGGTGATCGCCTCGCTGGCGGTCGGCCTCGGCTTTGTCGCCGGCGGCTGGATGGATGCGCCGTCCGGGTTGCTGGTCGCCGCCTCGCTTGTGATCGGCATCGTTGGTCAGATCGGCGACCTCTTCGAGTCAGTGCTCAAACGCGCCGCGGGGGAGAAGGACTCTTCGCATCTGATTCCCGGCCACGGCGGCGTGCTCGACCGCTTCGATTCGGCGATGATGGCCGCGCCCTGTCTGCACCTGCTGTTGTCGCTGTGGCCGCGATGA
- a CDS encoding UbiA family prenyltransferase produces MIGGRHTPLDYLFFLRPVLLPPVWTIALLGTLPTPADATLPPLRWALFFVQLAALFGGVYTLNQICDIESDRLNRKLFFLPEGLISPRAAGVFTAALDLVALALALPFGWPYLAITGLIMALGIVYSVGRRAWKNRPYLALIANGIGHGAAVYVLGSVFAGRPWMGSWMGALAYTLAVGAVYLATTVPDCDGDAATGKRTFAVRWGARATMIIAAILVTLAVVVAARIGDRYLAFAGAAAWPFFLRGIVKSGGAATAAKAAVAALSVSAVIAYPFYLALLVAGFIGTRLFFRWRFGIAYPTFP; encoded by the coding sequence ATGATCGGGGGCCGTCATACACCGCTCGACTACCTGTTCTTCCTCCGCCCGGTCCTGCTGCCGCCGGTCTGGACCATCGCGCTGCTCGGCACACTCCCGACACCCGCCGATGCCACTCTCCCGCCGCTTCGGTGGGCTCTGTTCTTCGTGCAGTTGGCCGCGCTCTTCGGCGGCGTCTACACGCTCAACCAGATCTGCGACATCGAATCCGACCGTCTCAATCGCAAGCTCTTCTTCCTGCCGGAAGGCCTCATCTCGCCGCGCGCCGCCGGCGTGTTCACCGCTGCGCTTGATCTGGTCGCGCTGGCGCTTGCCCTCCCGTTCGGCTGGCCCTATCTGGCCATCACTGGCCTGATTATGGCGCTGGGGATTGTCTATTCGGTCGGCCGTCGGGCATGGAAGAACCGTCCCTATCTGGCCTTGATCGCCAACGGCATCGGACACGGCGCGGCGGTCTATGTACTCGGTTCTGTGTTTGCCGGACGGCCCTGGATGGGTAGCTGGATGGGCGCGTTGGCGTACACACTGGCGGTCGGCGCGGTCTATCTGGCGACCACTGTGCCCGACTGCGACGGCGATGCCGCCACCGGCAAGCGCACCTTCGCCGTCCGATGGGGCGCACGCGCCACCATGATCATTGCGGCGATCCTGGTGACGCTGGCGGTTGTGGTGGCGGCGAGAATCGGCGATCGTTATCTGGCCTTCGCCGGCGCGGCGGCCTGGCCGTTTTTCCTGCGCGGAATCGTCAAGTCCGGCGGCGCCGCCACAGCCGCCAAGGCGGCGGTGGCCGCCCTCTCGGTTTCGGCAGTCATCGCCTATCCGTTTTATCTGGCCCTGCTGGTGGCCGGCTTCATCGGCACCCGCCTGTTTTTCCGCTGGCGCTTTGGCATCGCCTACCCCACTTTTCCATAA
- a CDS encoding NlpC/P60 family protein: MSRYKMGLFAAAFAWLVVVSCSPYPIYNGSGAPPAPRADLDDDGSDADREPAVESPRARRNQRRAATPTTIDARLFRRIVDTYLGTPYKRGGDNLRGIDCSNLVTAIYRDYDGTELPENTRGLYRLPEAVVDDELQIGDLVFFTFGSSRGPSHVGVYLGDNRFVHASESSGVVISSLDEAIYRDAYRGARRVAPLLHTGE; this comes from the coding sequence ATGTCTCGTTACAAGATGGGTCTGTTCGCGGCGGCCTTTGCGTGGCTGGTGGTCGTGTCATGTTCACCATATCCAATCTATAATGGATCGGGCGCGCCGCCCGCGCCACGCGCCGATCTCGACGATGACGGCAGCGATGCCGACCGGGAGCCGGCGGTCGAATCGCCTCGCGCGCGCCGTAACCAGCGCCGCGCCGCCACGCCGACCACCATCGATGCCCGGCTCTTTCGGCGGATTGTCGACACCTACCTCGGCACTCCCTACAAGCGCGGCGGCGACAACCTGCGCGGCATCGATTGTTCCAATCTGGTGACGGCGATCTACCGCGACTACGACGGCACCGAACTGCCGGAGAACACCCGCGGGCTCTACCGCCTGCCCGAGGCTGTGGTCGACGACGAACTCCAGATCGGCGATCTGGTCTTCTTCACCTTTGGTTCGTCGCGTGGCCCGTCGCACGTGGGCGTCTACCTCGGCGACAACCGTTTCGTCCACGCCTCCGAATCCAGCGGCGTGGTCATCTCCTCGCTCGACGAGGCGATCTACCGCGACGCCTACCGTGGCGCGCGCCGTGTCGCCCCGTTGCTGCACACCGGCGAATAA
- the uvrC gene encoding excinuclease ABC subunit UvrC encodes MANLADKLDTLPDRPGVYMFKDADGEILYVGKAKNLRNRVRSYFREAGPTHPRTLRLLERVADFDILSTDSEIEALILEANLVKEHKPRYNVSLKDDKRYPYIKVTTNEPFPRMLVVRRMRKDGARYFGPYTNVKGMRQTIKTLGRVFQIRSCNLIIPSPTRREYRVCLDYFIKRCPGPCEDKISAAAYRALIDSACLFLEGKEGRLIEQMTAQMNEAAEAMRFEEAAEWRDKLRAVESVRQKQKVVDDDQADRDIIALARSEKVVAAVALQVREGMLIGRQNYQLAAEPDDDEGDILAAFIKQYYLHSPSIPDEVYLPFHPSEEDLIGEWLSRDRKRAVRLIVPQRGERLALLEMAVTNARLALNEMLTQKAAAAVRIPEGVYQLQKDLRLAVPPRTIGAFDVSNLGETDPVGSLVFFRDGKPLKREYRHFKIKTVIGRNDFAMIGELVTRWFSDLVEEGKEFPDLVLIDGGAGQLSAALRALEALNISDVPVIGLAKRLEQVVLPAGPMLSIPRSSPSLRLLQRVRDEAHRFAVTFQRERRKKRVIQSELDNIAGVGPARRRALLSALGTVEAIAQATVDDLREKTGIDKKTAETVWRHFHPDGVTGPVTSPLEDD; translated from the coding sequence ATGGCAAACCTGGCCGACAAGCTCGACACCCTGCCCGACCGTCCCGGGGTCTACATGTTCAAGGACGCCGACGGGGAGATCCTTTATGTCGGCAAGGCCAAGAACCTACGCAACCGGGTGCGTTCCTACTTCCGCGAGGCCGGACCTACCCACCCGCGCACCCTGCGCCTGTTGGAACGGGTGGCCGATTTCGACATCCTCTCGACCGATTCGGAAATCGAGGCGCTCATCCTCGAGGCCAATCTGGTCAAGGAGCACAAGCCGCGCTACAACGTCAGTCTCAAGGACGATAAACGCTACCCCTATATCAAAGTCACGACCAACGAGCCCTTCCCGCGCATGCTGGTGGTGCGGCGGATGCGCAAAGACGGCGCGCGCTATTTCGGGCCCTACACCAACGTCAAGGGGATGCGCCAGACGATCAAGACGCTGGGCCGGGTCTTCCAGATTCGTTCCTGCAACCTGATCATTCCCTCGCCGACCCGGCGCGAGTACCGTGTCTGTCTCGACTACTTCATCAAACGCTGCCCCGGCCCCTGCGAGGACAAGATCTCCGCCGCCGCCTACAGGGCGCTGATCGATTCCGCCTGCCTGTTTCTGGAAGGGAAGGAGGGGCGGCTCATCGAACAGATGACCGCGCAGATGAACGAGGCGGCCGAGGCGATGCGTTTCGAGGAGGCGGCCGAGTGGCGCGACAAATTGCGCGCGGTCGAATCGGTGCGCCAGAAGCAGAAGGTGGTCGACGATGACCAGGCCGACCGCGACATCATTGCCCTGGCCCGCTCCGAGAAGGTGGTCGCGGCGGTGGCGCTCCAGGTGCGCGAAGGGATGCTGATCGGCCGGCAGAACTACCAACTGGCCGCCGAACCCGATGACGACGAGGGCGACATCCTCGCCGCCTTCATCAAGCAATACTACCTGCACTCGCCCTCGATTCCCGATGAGGTCTACCTGCCCTTCCATCCGTCCGAGGAGGACCTGATCGGGGAGTGGCTCTCACGCGACCGCAAACGGGCAGTGCGTCTGATCGTGCCGCAGCGCGGCGAACGGCTGGCGTTGCTGGAGATGGCGGTCACGAACGCCCGTCTGGCGCTCAACGAGATGCTCACGCAGAAGGCCGCCGCGGCGGTGCGCATCCCCGAAGGGGTCTACCAACTGCAGAAGGACCTGCGCCTGGCGGTGCCGCCACGCACCATCGGCGCCTTCGATGTCTCCAACCTCGGCGAGACCGATCCGGTCGGGTCGCTGGTCTTTTTCCGCGACGGCAAGCCGCTCAAGCGCGAGTACCGCCATTTCAAGATCAAGACTGTGATCGGCCGCAACGATTTCGCCATGATCGGCGAACTGGTCACCCGCTGGTTCTCCGATCTGGTCGAGGAGGGCAAGGAGTTCCCCGATCTGGTGCTGATCGACGGCGGCGCAGGTCAACTGTCGGCGGCGCTGCGCGCGTTGGAAGCGCTCAACATCAGCGATGTGCCTGTGATCGGTCTGGCCAAACGGCTCGAGCAGGTGGTCCTGCCCGCCGGGCCGATGTTGTCGATTCCGCGCTCGTCGCCGTCGCTGCGGCTGTTGCAGCGTGTGCGCGATGAAGCCCATCGCTTCGCCGTCACCTTCCAGCGCGAACGCCGCAAGAAGCGCGTGATCCAATCCGAACTGGACAACATCGCCGGTGTCGGCCCCGCCCGCCGCCGCGCGTTGCTTTCGGCCCTCGGGACGGTCGAGGCGATCGCGCAAGCGACCGTCGACGACCTCCGCGAAAAAACCGGCATCGACAAAAAAACCGCCGAAACCGTCTGGCGGCACTTCCATCCGGACGGCGTCACCGGGCCGGTCACGTCGCCCTTGGAAGATGATTGA
- a CDS encoding DNA-3-methyladenine glycosylase gives MAPKPLPSSFYDRPTLTVARELLGCELWVRNGRSECAGRLVEVEAYVGEEDPACHAHRGMTPRNCVMYGPPGHAYVYFTYGNHWMLNFVTERAGFPAAVLIRGIEPLAGIALMRRRRRVDRDFDLTNGPGKLTAAFGITGADNGARLDGERFRVLPPTAPVGAIEVSGRIGVNEGHERPWRFYLASNPWVSRYRLGAKSARSRSR, from the coding sequence ATGGCTCCCAAGCCCCTCCCGTCGTCTTTCTATGACCGGCCGACGCTGACCGTGGCGCGGGAACTGTTGGGGTGCGAGCTATGGGTCCGCAACGGCCGCTCGGAGTGTGCCGGACGGCTGGTGGAAGTCGAGGCCTACGTCGGCGAGGAAGACCCGGCCTGCCATGCGCACCGCGGCATGACGCCGCGCAACTGTGTGATGTACGGGCCGCCGGGACATGCCTACGTTTACTTCACCTACGGCAACCACTGGATGCTCAACTTCGTCACCGAACGCGCGGGATTTCCGGCGGCGGTGCTGATCCGCGGGATCGAGCCGCTTGCAGGGATCGCACTGATGCGTCGGCGTCGTCGGGTCGACCGCGACTTCGATCTCACCAACGGCCCCGGCAAACTGACCGCCGCCTTCGGCATCACCGGCGCTGACAATGGCGCCCGTTTGGACGGCGAACGGTTCCGCGTTCTGCCGCCCACGGCCCCGGTTGGGGCGATCGAGGTCAGCGGACGTATCGGTGTGAACGAAGGCCACGAGCGTCCCTGGCGATTCTACCTGGCCAGCAATCCCTGGGTCTCCCGCTACCGTCTGGGCGCCAAATCCGCGCGTTCCCGATCGCGGTAA
- a CDS encoding site-2 protease family protein, whose amino-acid sequence MLTDPVFLLIFLPALLFSLTFHEAAHAWMAWRLGDPTARMLGRLTLNPIAHLDFFGTLMLIISQFRFGWAKPVPVDPRNFQNEKQGMFLTAAAGPASNILLAIACGIGIRLLLANGWGSSMTEGFWPSLGRIIGMALIMNLSLAFFNLIPLPPLDGSKILYGLSPREWDRHLWHLEQVGPMILIGIIAIGMFAGFSPIWLMIGPVVNFFCHALSGLPIGYLYALIYTT is encoded by the coding sequence ATGCTGACCGACCCCGTCTTTTTGCTCATCTTTCTGCCGGCGCTGCTGTTCTCGCTGACCTTTCACGAGGCGGCGCACGCCTGGATGGCGTGGCGTCTGGGCGACCCGACCGCGCGCATGCTCGGACGGTTGACGCTCAATCCGATCGCGCATCTGGATTTCTTCGGCACGTTGATGCTGATCATCTCGCAGTTCCGATTCGGCTGGGCCAAGCCGGTCCCGGTCGATCCGCGCAATTTTCAGAATGAGAAGCAGGGGATGTTCCTGACCGCGGCGGCCGGTCCGGCATCGAACATCCTGCTGGCGATCGCCTGCGGCATCGGCATCCGCCTGCTTTTGGCCAACGGCTGGGGATCATCGATGACCGAGGGATTCTGGCCGTCGCTGGGGCGCATCATCGGCATGGCGTTGATCATGAATCTCTCGCTGGCCTTCTTCAACCTGATTCCACTGCCGCCGCTGGATGGTTCGAAAATCCTGTATGGTCTCTCACCGCGCGAGTGGGACCGTCACCTCTGGCATCTGGAGCAAGTCGGGCCGATGATCTTAATCGGCATCATCGCCATCGGCATGTTTGCCGGTTTCTCGCCGATCTGGTTGATGATCGGCCCGGTGGTGAACTTCTTCTGCCACGCCCTGAGCGGCCTGCCGATCGGGTACCTCTACGCGCTCATCTACACGACCTGA